TGAGGTGGGGGCTGCATTATGACCCTGGCCCACCTCTGTAGCATGTTGTCCCCTGGGTGCCCATCAGTGTTGTTTTTTGCACCAGCATAACCTATCATACCAACGGCTCCTTCAGCTTCTGGTGTCTTCCAAACTTTTCTCTCTACTGAGACTCAAAACCTGTCCCCTCAATtccctcttcctcatctctgtcCTGGGCCCCTgaatgaaaaggtaaaaaaacaaaatgaaacaacaacaacaacgttCCTTTCAACCTGAAACCAAAGCTTCAGGGTGTGTCAATTCATGCAAACAGACAGCTTAGAGGTGACAGCCCACTGGTTCCAAGGACACACTCTGTGAGTTCCAGTGTGGGGCTCACCTGGAACCTCCCGCTATACTTccaattttaatcatttaaagttctataataaatatctgtgaaCACAAAAGTACTAAATTATGAAATCTTAGAAACGGGATCTAAGGAAGTTGTAAGACACAGCTGTCACAGTATTTTACGGGCATCAGGCAACCTGAGAAAATAGGCCTTCACTTCCGCTGAATACAGCTTGGCACAAATTCCAAGGACTAATGATTCACAAACTTCCTTTTGTGACACTCCGAGATTTATCTCATTTATATCCAGAGTTGTCTTGAAAGTGAAGTCagtgtcttaaaataaaaaaaagttgaattatttaaattgagaaaagaatACACTGAAAATTAGTATCTGAActattttaattgagaaaataatatgtTGTAAATTACTATTCACATCATTTTAATTGAGAAAAGAATACACTGTACACCACTCTTCAAGGAAAAGAGGATGTCACGGAATCAAGCCAGTAGCAGGGTTTCGGATACGACTTTGGGCAAATctacttctctgtgcctggctTCCTCTTCTAAAACCaggaaattctaaaattcttcCTTTCTGCATTACTGTGAGGATTTAAGTAATTATATGTAAAGTTCTTGAAACGGTGCCTGACATCTGGTAAGTGCCATAGAAATGTTTGCTATCAAAAACTATTTAACAGTTTTTGAAGGAATTGATCTCAGATTAGTCTGCAAAGAACTTTCAAAGCAAATGATACATCCAGGatgcaataatattttatattgtttcttttcacttatgcttcatttaatttttcttgtggGTCAGGGGTCTTCCATCAAAAGCAAAATGCATCCACCTTTATGGTGGGACAGGCTTTTCCTAAATCTGTTCCTTGGGGATGCTGTTTCCGTGGAATATTAGCAGACGTTATTGGAAAAAAGGGTTCTATGGTTGCTGAGTTTGGAACGTGCTGAGGCAGACACACATAAAGGAGAATTCTTTAGGAGGGACTTCTCAGAGCCCTTCACGCTCCCACGTGTCCCGAGGTCTCCAAGAGTTTCCCAAACACATTTGAAAACAGATTCTTTTATTTACAGAGAATCTGGAGAGATTAATGTTCTGTGAAATGCACTTtggcattttaaatatcttttttctgaaAAGACAGAGTGGCCCATTCTGAAGGACTTCACTGGCAGGAGCCTGGAAACCTACAGGAGCACCCTCACAGGCAGCCCAGCAAAGCCAAGGATGAAGCAGCCCCCGTtaccatcgtcatcatcatcgtAGCTCATAAGCACAAGGCACAACATCTGTATGGTATTTTATAAAACCCTTTGTCTCCTCTTAcctttcaacaaaacaaaacgaacCCTGAAggattattcttattttacagatgaggaaactgaggctcagaggagagaggTCTGGTCAtgggctcaaggtcacacagctaggaaaggCTGACTCGAACCCCAGCAGGCAACCGGGAGCCCTCGCCTTCTCCCACCATCCCACACTGCGCCTGCTGGGTTTCCAGTGAAGCGGTTCCCCCAGGGCGGACGCGAAGGAGTCTGACATCTGACCTGAATTAGGGGAGCTGATAGTGCAAGCGCACTTTGGCATGGCACAACGTGCCACGAGGCAATCCGGCGCTTGAAACAGCGTCTAGGGAAAGCAGCAGGCACGAGGAACCCAGGACGACTGGCACTTAAGCAAAATTCTGGTTGACAGTTTGGGGTGACGCTATCTTGTGGTTTCTGATTTGGAATATTCTCATAAGGAAGCCCTCTCGGAACTCTGTAAGCACACAACTTATTGATACACATATTTATAGCCCTGCGTGCTCAGGGGATGTGCCTTAGTGCGAGACTCAAAAAGCACAACTTTCACTAATAATGAACAGCAGATGCTTCTTTTTTAGCTCTCCTTGAAATAATCTAGTGCTCTGAATAAGGCGCACTGGTTCTTTCTCATCAACTTAAAAGGATATTACTTTCTAGAGACACTGTTGTTAACATATCCAATTACTAGATAATTTTCTATTCCTCCTTTCAGCCTCATCAGATGTGTAACAGAGCATCAGCAGAAAATGGAGGGGTAGCCCAGTGCTCAGTGGGTTTACTCACTGGTAAATCAGGTACATGAATAGCTAATAACAGCTGCTGTTTAGTGTTTACTAAGGTCCAAGTGACATATAAGATGCTTTAcataatcttatttaatctgTGACTGgagaataattattattaatatccccattttacagagagcaGAACTTAGGCTGTAACTGGCCTGTGGTGCAGTTAAGCAGCTGATCTGACCGTGTTTTTACCACACACTTGAGAGCAGCTGAAGAGATTGTGGCTTCTCAACTCATTGCTCCAGGCCTGGCTTAGCGCCCAGCACATATTAGGGCCTTTATActagtttgttgagtgaatatatAAACAAGCAAGACCTGCACGTTCAAACACTGCCTGGCTTCACCTAAAAGTTGTTTTAACAAAGGCGTTTTGCCTCAGAATGGATAAAGCAACTAGTCTAAAAGTCCAGAGTGAGGCAGCCCCTCTCCTTTTGGGGGCTGCTGGTGTCATCCCTGGCCGCCTCTGCACACCATTTGCAATGCCGGCACTCACTAGCAATCCGACAGGGAAGGGGCTGCGTCCAGACACCAAAGTAGGGCGCTGCACAGAGGCCAAGAAGGCTCTGCTGAGTGGACGACTGGAGATTCAGGGCTGTTTCCTGGGCGGTCCCCTACCCGGTCCTGCTGGTGTCCCTTCCAGCCAGTGTGCCACCCGTAAGCCTCTTCCGCAGAGAAGTGCTGGAGCCGAGGCTTGAAGAGGAGCTCTCTTGCTCCGGGGAGGCCttgcctgggctggccctgtgagtGATTTCCTGCATCTGGAGCATCTGTCTCTTCCGGGGCGACTGGAGCATCTCTTCTGCATGAGGACACGCAGAAAGGAAACCTGCTGGACTTAAATTATTAAATCCAGACTCCACAGACCAGGCAAGGAAATGGGCCTGCGTGGAATTTGAAAAGGCTAGTACCTCAGGACAGATGAGTTATGAAAAACAacactcccccagcccctctgctggAAAAAGGCCCATTCgtgaggggctgggcctgggcagccCTGTTCAGGCTGCAGGGGAGTCCAGTGGGCAGGCTGTGCCTTGCTCAGGGGATAGCTAAGAAGTTGACAGCAGTTCTTTCCTCTGAGCCCCCAGGGATGGATCCCCCTACACAGCCAGTGGGGGACACAGGGCCTCGCGctcactcccaccccctcctctgaTTCCACCACCCAAGGGAGGGCCCTCGACCACGTCTCCCCTGGCCCTAACTGACCACCTGGTTCTCAAGTCCCCTGCAAACTCAGCAAAGGCCTGACCTGTCCTCGTAAGGTCTCCTCACCTGCTTGTATTTCCTGATCGAAAGGTGCTTTCAAACAAGGACGCGCCTCTACTGTTTCACTTGTGTATTGTCCAGCTCCCCCCTTGAATGTGAGTTCTAAGAGGGCAGGGGCCCCACAACCTTGGGTCACCATTGCATCCTCAGGCTGtggcacagggccaggcacacagcagacaGTCGTACGTATTTGTTGGATGGGCGAACGTGAGACAGTCAAAGTCAAGCAACAcaggaaatgtaaaattttaatgtagACCCCCATTTTTGACAGAAAAGTAATATGGAACGtgagagaaatattttgtttaggtAGCATGTGGGGGCAGGAATCCTCAACCCCGCTTTGTCTTTTCCTGCACCCACCTGTCTGCAGCTTGTCCACGCCTCGGCAAGGCAGCAGAAATGGGCCGATGATTCCAGAGGCTGGGAAAATTTACAGAACCACAGTGGGATAGTGGACACACTGATTTTTGGGGCAGGGTGGCCTGTCACTTTGGGGGAAGAAACTGAAGGTCAGAGGGACTTCTGGAAGGCAGAGGGGAGCGGGTGGGTGGTTTCCTATGCCTGGACGTCAGGTGCTGGGACGGAAGAGGCAGGTGGCAATGACGGGCTTGACTGAAGACTGTGGTGGGTGGCAAGGAGCACGGGACGCTGAACTTGTAGTTCTCCGATTATAGGAACCCCCAGAGAGCTCTGCTACCGGCGAGCAGGAGCAGAGAAAACAGCGGGACTGATCTTGGATGGACACTGAAAAGTGGTACGCGGTGGCAGATCAGGGAGCAAGGGCGCCTGGTGTCCCCGCAAGGACAAATCCGAGTTGGTTGATGGAAGTGCCCAGCCTAGACAAGATGCAGAGGAGAGCTGAAGGAAGAGCAAGGGGCAGGAGGTGATGGTGAAGTGGAGTAAGAGGTCTCCAGGAGCCAGGACGTGGCATAACACGTTGGGGGGGAGGACGGGGGACGGTATGATGGGCTGAGAAAGAACGTACATATTAGGCCGAGGCCACTCAGAGTGTGTGACGTCCAAAAGGTGTTAAGATGGCACTGAGATCAATAATGAGGGAGGGATATAAACGGCGAAGCTATTTGCAAAGGCGAGAAAATCTGTGTTATCCTCAACCAGATCGACTTATCAAGCGTTCCCTCTCTCACAGGGCGGCAAGATGGGCAGCCACGAGGGGGGCCTCGGAGGAGCACGAATTGCTCTGCTCCTCCGGAAGGGACAGCAAAAGCTGCACTTCCAAATGCAAAACCACCAGTCCGGCTGCATCCACGAATCCTCGAATCACGAATCAGTGCGAGATATacacttggctttttttttttttttttaaaaactcttttcttGGGGTTTCGTGGGACTTCACGTAGCACCCGGCTACCCCAGGCCACCACCAGGGCGGGCGGAGTGCAGGGTGCGTGCGTCTACCGGCAGAGACGTGCGCCCTGCCGCGAGGGCGGCCGCAGACGCAAACGCGCAGCCTGGCCCCGCCACCCTGTCGCCCGCTGGGAGGATCTGGCCGCCAAcgcctgaagaaaaaaaaaacctcccaaaaaacagaatGACTCTCCCCAGGGGTCCTTTTCCCCTACTCAGCCTAGAAAACAAGCGCTGCACTTCCCCGGAAATGAGATGCACGGGGGACTCCATTCCATCCTGGAAGCTGGGGAGCCACTGCGGAAGCCAGATCGGCTGCCCGCGGGGACATGGCCCCAGAAACCGAAACAGAACATTCCCCGAAACCACGTCCTGCCTGCCCCCCGCCGGGCTGGCGGCCACCGCACCCGGCGCCCGGGCGGCTGCTCCGCCGGCGCCCCGCACCCGCCGCGCCGCGCGGCCAGGTGCACCGGCCGGCTGGGCCAGCGGCGCGCGCCTCCCGCCGCCGGGCACGGGCGGCCCCGCAGCCCAGAAGCCCCGCGGCGCGGATAGCGGCTTCTGGGGCCGCCCGGCGCCCAGGCTCCGATTACAGGTTCACACGGGGGGCCCGGCCCGCGGCCGCCTGCCCCGCCGGCGCGCCCTCGCGCGGCCCCGCTCCCCCGCCCATTCTTCTCCATTCATGCagccgccccgcgccgccgccgccgccgccagcccggccgccgtcgccgccgccaCCGGCCGCCCGGATTGGCTGGCGGCCCCGGCGCCGGCACTTTCCCACGGCCCGCGGCGCGTGCGGCTCCCCGGCGGCGCTGCAGGCGCGGCCCTGGCGCGCGGCCAGGCCAAtcggggcgcgcggggcggggcggggccgcggcccCCGGCGGGCTGGTGGCCCGGGCCGGCCTCCCCCGCCTGCCTGCCGCcggcccgccgccgcccgcgccgcctcCTGCCCCCGCGGAGGCCGCCGGAGCCCCCGCGGAGCCGACGCACCGCCGCCGGCCAGGGGCGGGcgcggagggcggggcggggctcgcCCTGGCCCGCAGCCtcggccccgcccctgccctgaGCGCCTGCCAATCAGCGGAGCGGGAAGCCGGATTGGCCGAGGCGAGGCCGTTGCCCGGgagccgccgccccgccccccgcccgctcctcccccccccgccctccccagggccctgggaaggGGCGCAGCGTGGGAAAGGGATGGTTGAGTTTTAACCGGAGGCAGGGCGTGAGCGGGATCAGTGTGTGCGGAACGCGAGCAGCCGAGCGCGGAGAGGCGTCGCTGCTGTTAACTCCTCCCTGCCCGCCGCGCCGACCCACCCCCGGAGTCCCCGCGCAGCCAGCATGAAGCGAGCCCACCCGGAGTACAGCTCCTCGGATAGCGAGCTGGACGAGACCATCGAGGTGGAAAAGGAGAGTGCGGATGAGAATGGGTGAGTCGGCGGCGGCAGAGCGGAGCCGGAGCGGGAGGCGAGCGCCGGCTGGCCGCGGTGACAGCGGGCGAGGGCCCGGGGCGCGCCGGTGCCCCGCGCGGACCGCTGCGCATCTCGGACCGGCCGCCGCGGGGGTGAGGGATTTCCAGCCCAAGTTGCCAAAACCGTCTGAGTGTGGGGAGGGCGGGGGCGACCCTTCAGATCGCCTCTCCTGGCTTAACTGcgattcctgttttttttttccccccctcatTCAGAAACTTGAGTTCGGCTCTAGGTTCCATGTCCCCAACGACATCTTCACAGATCTTGGCCAGGAAAAGACGGAGAGGCGTGAGTCCCTTTACGgtgctccttttaaaaatgttgttttgtTATTGATTAACGGAAAGAACCACCTTTCTTCACTTTGAAATTTACGGTCGTGATGGAAATGTCCTCCTTTGTTTTGCCTGCTTTCTGCAGATCATTGAGAAGCGCCGAAGAGACCGGATCAATAACAGTTTATCAGAGCTGAGGAGGCTGGTACCCAGCGCTTTTGAGAAGCAGGTAATAAAGTAGGTAGAGCTCTCAGCGTAGCTGTCCACACCTTCTGAATCCTTCCCCTCGTTAATCTTGGAATTATCCGTGTCTTGGAAAAACAGCCGTGTTGCTTGTGCTGAGGAGATAAATTCATACGCAGATTCCAACATGTTTTGCGGAGGCAACTCATTTTGTCTTAATCTGTACTTTTACGATTTACAAAGCATATGTATTTTAAGTTGTTTCCCAAAGGCTCTTGGTGCCAAGTCAATCTTTTGCTGTTCTCTTCTCTTAGGGATCTGCTAAGCTAGAAAAAGCCGAGATCCTGCAGATGACCGTGGATCACCTGAAAATGCTGCATACTGCCGGAGGGAAAGGTACCTCTCACTAGTCGGGTGGGGGCCCTGAGTGCCCGGGGTAGAGAGAGCAGCTGCCGCAGGCTGGGATTGGTGCAGTAGCCGCCTTATTTTTACTGTGcgctttgggggtggggagagaacgGTGTGTGCAGTTGCCTGTCAGTGCATTTTCCAGTGCAGGTAGGTAGCTTTTTCTCGGGCGAATTCATCACTTAAACCCTCTGCAAATTAAGCTAATGCACCTTCTTTTGGCAAATGCCTATTATATTTTAGATGCCCTGAAGTTGTGCCAACCCTGATTAAAATCTGGTAGCTCTCATCACATTTGTTGATTGCCATTTtgagaaaaagctttttttttttttttttaaaaaggtatatgGTCCTAATTTCATAAACAGAATTTTTGAAAAGTGAGATGCCGCATGACTCTTGAGTAAAGAAACCTGTTGTGGTTAAGTAGGGAAAAGCTAACAGAAGGAGGGAGGACCaaggtctgtgtgtctgtctccagcGGGAAAATGCATTCTTCAGGACCCAGAGCCTAAAAGCTCCACGATGATAACTTACATCTGTGTGTCTAATGAATTTCACTGCTCTGTGGTTTCTCTGTCCTtgatgtattttttgttgttgttgagggaAAACATTAAAGGAATGAACATAGTTTCATCTGCTGGTAGGGTATAATTCCAATTTCTGCTAGGCCGCTTCTAATTGGGCTTTGAACTTGCATTAGCAAACACATACTTCTCATGTTGATTAATGCAAAGATTTTGGTGGATTCCAAAGTATTTGGACTTTCAGAAGAGCCTGTGAATGCCGTTTTTTAAGGATGTAGGTATTTGCCAGGAAGGGCTGCCTTTGGGGTTGCAGAAATGCGGGAAATGAGCAAAGCcctgaggtttttcttttgttcttttcctcaggTTATTTTGACGCGCACGCCCTGGCTATGGACTATCGGAGTTTGGGGTTTCGGGAATGCCTGGCGGAAGTTGCCCGTTACCTGAGCATCATTGAAGGACTAGATGCCTCTGACCCGCTTCGAGTTCGTCTGGTCTCGCATCTTAACAACTACGCCTCCCAGCGGGAAGCGGCGAGCGGCGCCCACGCGGGCCTTGGACACATTCCCTGGGGGAGCGCCTTCGGACATCACCCGCACGTCGCGCACCCCCTGTTGCTGCCCCAGAACGGCCACGGGAACACTGGTACCACGGCCTCGCCCACGGAACCGCATCACCAGGGCAGGTTGGCTTCGGCACATCCCGAGGCGCCTGCCTTGCGAGCGCCCCCTGGCGGCGGCCTTGGACCGGTGCTCCCCGTGGTCACCTCCACTTCCAAACTCTCGCCGCCTCTGCTCTCGTCGGTGGCCTCCCTCTCCGCCTTCCCCTTCTCATTTGGCTCCTTCCACTTACTGTCTCCCAATGCACTGAGCCCTTCGGCACCCACGCAGGCAGCAAACCTTGGCAAGCCCTATAGACCTTGGGGCACGGAGATCGGAGCTTTTTAAAGAACTGATGCTGtagaatgggggaggggaaagcTTAAAATCCCAGCTGAGCTGGGGGCTCTTGCCAACATCACCTTAAAGTCGtcagtaaaagtaaaaagaaaaaaggtacacTTTCAGATAACTTGTGTTGAAAGACTAAAGGTTTGttggtttactttttcttttttaatgttttttaatcatGTCATGTattagcagtttttaaaaactagttgTTAAATTTCGTTCCAGACGTTAAGTCGAAATAGTCGGTATAAACCAACACTCGGTGATAGGTTTGTACTGTCCCGAATTTAATTTGTAAACTTATCTGTCTAAGGATGATTCCATTTTTGCCTCAAAGTTTTGGGAATTTTAACATTTAGtatttttggtctgtttttctcCTTGTATAGTTACAGTCtgtttttagaattaattttccAAACCACTATGCTCAATGTTAACGTGATgctatttgttaatattttgacaaTTAAGGTGTTgtataaataatattctttttggggggaactataatgaattttatatttctgaacAAAGCGTTGACAAATCAGATGATCAGCTTTATCCAAGAAAGAAGACTAGTTAATTCTCTGCCTCCTACAGCAGTAAGGTGAATGTAGAAACCATCAGGGGCCGTGAATCCCTATGACCAACTGCTGTCACCTGCCAGGACTCACAGTGCTGGGTTAGTTAGGAGACAGCCACTTGTAGGTTAGGTGTCCAGGTGGAGCTGGCAGTGGGAGACTGAAGATGATTACAGAGAATATGCCTGCATTTACCAGTCCCAAGCAATGCAATGAATTTTTAATCTCACGGGGTCTCAGGTTCACAGACGTTAACATGGCCGAGTGATCCCGGGTGCTGCAGTGGTCAATCGAAGAGTCCAGTGGAACCCGTGAAATGCATAAGCTCATTCTTCCTGCAActgccatgttttcttttaactgGAAATTTTcatgttgtgttttcctttttggtgCATGGATACGTGGTCGTTGACATATTTAAAAGGGCTTTGCTGCCTTCTTTTGGGTTTATTTAATTCGATTCGGGCTGTAAATGCGTCACTTTACAGCTTTGTTCCTTTGGCAGGTGTAGTCCAAACGGCCGCCACTGAACTGGGCTTGACCTCTGTTGTGCTGATGTGTTGtgactaaataaaaaagaaagaacaaactatCCTGCTGTGTGTCTTACATACCTTGGTCTTTCCCTCTCTTGgctaagaaaagataaattttcttttgttttccttttgcctgGTCGTCAGTTTTCTCGTCTTTAACAGTTTCATTACTCTTGGGATTCTAAAGTGTGCGTGCGAATTTGTGCTGTTGAATAAGTTGACTTCATGACAGGGCAGAGCTTTGGCCTGACTCCCACAGAGGGACAGAAGCTTTTTGCTGTTATGTCGGATGACCTGGCCCTAAGCTGATCGTTTACCGACTAGGAAACCTGAAGGCAGCCTGGGGGTTGACGGGTGGGAAGGAACTCTGATGACGTCTTTCAAAACTCTGTTGACCGTTCGACAAGTATCTGCAGAGAGGGCCTAACGCGTGCTCAGTTCTATGctgagagaacagaaaatatatttcatttcttttgttttttttaaactacaaaacaagaaaagccaAACGTTGCTCTCTCTGAGACCCTGTGCAGGGGCTCAGGAGTCTGTCGCCGTGAGCAGTGGCAGGCTGTAATTCTGCACCTGCACTCCTCCAGGagtctttccttgtttccagGGAATTTCTTTAA
This genomic interval from Equus przewalskii isolate Varuska chromosome 8, EquPr2, whole genome shotgun sequence contains the following:
- the HEY1 gene encoding hairy/enhancer-of-split related with YRPW motif protein 1 isoform X1; the encoded protein is MKRAHPEYSSSDSELDETIEVEKESADENGNLSSALGSMSPTTSSQILARKRRRGVSPFTIIEKRRRDRINNSLSELRRLVPSAFEKQGSAKLEKAEILQMTVDHLKMLHTAGGKGYFDAHALAMDYRSLGFRECLAEVARYLSIIEGLDASDPLRVRLVSHLNNYASQREAASGAHAGLGHIPWGSAFGHHPHVAHPLLLPQNGHGNTGTTASPTEPHHQGRLASAHPEAPALRAPPGGGLGPVLPVVTSTSKLSPPLLSSVASLSAFPFSFGSFHLLSPNALSPSAPTQAANLGKPYRPWGTEIGAF
- the HEY1 gene encoding hairy/enhancer-of-split related with YRPW motif protein 1 isoform X2 produces the protein MKRAHPEYSSSDSELDETIEVEKESADENGNLSSALGSMSPTTSSQILARKRRRGIIEKRRRDRINNSLSELRRLVPSAFEKQGSAKLEKAEILQMTVDHLKMLHTAGGKGYFDAHALAMDYRSLGFRECLAEVARYLSIIEGLDASDPLRVRLVSHLNNYASQREAASGAHAGLGHIPWGSAFGHHPHVAHPLLLPQNGHGNTGTTASPTEPHHQGRLASAHPEAPALRAPPGGGLGPVLPVVTSTSKLSPPLLSSVASLSAFPFSFGSFHLLSPNALSPSAPTQAANLGKPYRPWGTEIGAF